The following is a genomic window from Sulfitobacter pontiacus.
TCAGTTATGGGCACATCGCTTTAAATTCATCAACTTGGGTCTGACGATGGTTGGCAGGAAAGACCATAAAAACATATTCGGCATCGGCCATATGGATGCACCGAAACGGTTCGGCTACACCAGCGACACTCGGAAACTCATGTATATCCGGACGTTGAGCGACGTGAACGACTCGCGTGTCAGCGTCGGTGAAAGATGGACAGAGGTCGAGAATTGGCGCGACGACGAGGACTTTAAATCAAGGTTCCCTTGGATGCTGGACGTGCCGTTCAAAGAGTTCAACGATTTCGATAGTTTGGCGCAATAGCAACCCGCGCCCCCTAACCTGACAATCTGCATCCTTTGAATGCCACCGCGCGTATATGCGGGCCGGGCCATGATCGCTGCCCCACCGGCGCTTGACCTCGGGGGCCGGTACTGCGACCTCTGGCGCGGGGCATCGTGAGAGGCATATGCGAGATATGAGTGTACCGGAATGGGGCCTGCTGGCGCACGTGTTCGGGCGGATCGGGGTGCTGTCCTTTGGGGGGCCAGCGGCCCAGATCGCCCTGATGCACAAAGAGTTGGTCGAGCGTCATCGCTGGCTTTCGGAAGACGGGTTTTTGCGCGCGCTGTCCTTGTGCATGTTGTTGCCCGGGCCAGAGGCGATGCAGCTGGCGACCTATGCCGGATGGCGGCTGCGCGGCACCCTTGGCGGGCTGTTGGCGGGGCTTTTGTTTGTACTCCCAGGGGCTGCGGTCATTCTGGTGCTGGCCTTTGGCTATGCCTATTTCGGCCAGCTTCCCTTGGTTCAAGCCGCGTTTATGGGGATCAAGGCGGCGGTCATTGTCGTGGTCTTTCAAGCCTTGCGCAATCTGGGACGGAAGGCGTTGCACGGGCGCGCGGGATGGGTGCTGGCCGCGCTGGCTTTTGTGGCTTTGTTCGTCTTTGGCCTGCCCTTCCCGCTGATCATTCTGGGTGCGGGCCTTTGGGGCGCTTTCGGTGCCACCGGGCACGGCAGCATGGCCGAGATTGAGGGGCTACATCACCGCCCTGCCCGCCCCTTCGGCGTCATCGGACTTTGGGTCGCGCTATGGGCGTCTCCGCTGCTGTTTGTCTGGGGTATGGGGAATGAATTCCTGCTCAAGATCGGGCTCTTCTTCTCGAAGCTCGCGGTGGTGACCTTTGGCGGCGCCTATGCGGTGCTGGCCTATATGGCGCAGACCGTGGTGCAGGATCACGGGTGGATCACCACCGAACAGATGATCGACGCCCTGGGGCTGGCCGAGACGACGCCGGGCCCTCTTATTCTGGTGACGGAGTTTGTCGCCCTGCTGGCGGGTTTTGCCCAATCGGGGCCATGGGGCGCGGTCTCGGCCGGGGCTCTGGCGCTCTGGGTGACGTTTACGCCCTGTTTTCTATGGATTTTCCTTGCCGGCCCGTATCTGGAGGCGATCTCGGCGCAGCCGCGGCTGGCGGGGGCCTTGCGCGCGATTACCGCCGCCGTCGTCGGCGTGATTGCCAATCTATCGGTCTGGTTCGCGCTGCATGTGATGTTTGAACGCGTGCTGCCTATGGCGCATCTGGCCGTGCCTCTTCCTGATTGGAGCAGCTTTGATCCCCTGGCCGCTGTGCTGACCGGTGTGGCGGGAGTGTTGATGCTGGGGCTGCGGTTCGGCTTTGTCCTGACGATGACGATAAGCGCTGCATTGGCCCTTTGCTGGCGCCTGTTGCTATAAATTTTTGCGCCCCCTTTTCACTGGTGCGAAATGCCGTATGCTATCGCCATCAACCAAGGCCGGAGAGAAGTAATGAGCCGAAGCATTGAGTATGGCAATCTGATGCACGATGCCATGCGCGGGTTAATTCGTCAGGTATTACTTGACGTTGCAGCCAATGGACTGCCCGGCAACCATCACTTCTTTATCACGTTCGACACCTCTCATCCGGATGCGGAACTGGCCGATTGGCTGTCCGACCGCTACCCCGGCGAGATGACCGTTGTCATGCAGCATTGGTACGACAAGCTTGAGGTCACCGAGGAAGGATTCTCGGTCACGTTGAACTTTGGCGATGCGCCCGAACCCATGTATATCCCATATGACGCGATCCGCACCTTTGTGGATCCGTCGGTGGAATTCGGCCTGAAGTTCGAACAGCAAGAACCCGGCCAGCAGGACGAGGACGAAGACCTGCCCCAGCAGGACGAAAGCGAGCTTGAGGTAGAGGAAGAAGCCCCCAAAGCCGCCGAAATCGTATCGCTGGACAGCTTCCGCAAGTAATCGACCGGTCAGCGCTGCCTTGTCGCCAAGGTTAGCGCCATCGGCTCATTGCACCGCTGCGGCCAGCGAGGTAAACCCTGATCAGACATAAGCCCAAGATCAGGAGCCTTTTCATGGCCGATACCCGTACAGAAACCGACAGCTTTGGCCCATTGGAAGTGCCGTCCGATAAATACTGGGGCGCGCAGACCCAGCGGTCGATCATCAACTTCCCCATCGGGTGGGAAAAACAGCCCGTGCCGATCATCCGCGCCCTTGGCGTCGTGAAAAAAGCCTGTGCGATGGAAAACCTGAACCAGGGCAATCTGGACCAGAAGCTGGCTGATGCAATCACCGCCGCCGCGACCGAGGTGATCGAGGGTAAGTTCGACGACAACTTCCCGCTGGTCGTCTGGCAGACCGGCTCCGGCACCCAGTCGAATATGAACGCGAACGAGGTGATCTCGAACCGCGCGATCGAGATGCTGGGCGGCGAGATGGGGTCGAAAGATCCGGTCCACCCCAATGACCACTGCAACATGGGACAGTCGTCCAACGATACCTTCCCGACCGCGATGCATGTGGCCATCGGCATGCAGGCCCGCGATGTACTGCTGCCCGGTCTGCAAAAACTGCACGACGCCCTGGTCGCGAAGTCCGAAGAGTTCAAGGACATCATCAAGATCGGCCGGACCCATACCCAGGATGCGACACCGCTGACCTTGGGTCAGGAATTCTCGGGCTATGCGCATCAGGTGAAAAAGGGGATCGAACGGGTCAACGCCTGCCTGCCTGACATCTATGAACTGGCCCAAGGCGGTACTGCCGTTGGCACCGGTCTGAACACCAAAAAAGGCTGGGCCGAAGCCGTGGCCGCGCATATGGCCGAGATCACCGGCCTGCCCTTTGTCACCGCGCCCAACAAGTTTGAATCGCTGGCCGCCCATGACGCGATGGTCATGTTCTCGGGTGCGCTGAAAACCGTGGCGGGATCGCTGTTCAAGATCGCCAATGACATGCGCTTACTGGGGTCCGGCCCGCGTTCGGGTCTGGGCGAGTTGATCCTGCCCGAGAACGAGCCCGGGTCGTCGATCATGCCGGGCAAGGTGAACCCGACGCAGGCCGAAGCGCTGACCATGGTCTGTGCCCATGTCATGGGTAATGACGCCGCCGTCGGCTTTGCCGGCTCGCAAGGGCATTTCGAGCTGAACGTCTACAACCCGATGATGAGCTATAACGTCCTGCAATCCATGCAGCTTTTGGGCGACAGCGCCTCGGCCTTCACGGACAATATGGTTGTCGGCACACAGGCCAATGTCGAACGTATCGACAAGCTGATGAAAGAAAGCCTGATGCTGGTCACAGCGTTGGCCCCCACGATTGGCTATGACAACGCGACCAAAGTCGCGAAGACGGCGCACAAGAACGGCACGACGCTCAAGGAAGAAGCAATCGCCTTGGGCTTTGTCGATGCCGAAACATTCGACCGCGTGGTGCGGCCGGAGCAAATGATCGGACCCAAAGAATGAGCGCCCCCATCAACCTCAACAAGGTCAAGAAAGAGCGCAACCGCGCCTCGCGCAAGGCCCGTGCCGATGAAAACGCGGTACAGTTCGGCCAGAGCAAGGACCAGAAAGAGGTTTTGAAAGCCCGTCTGGCGCAAATCTCGCGCAATCTGGAAGCCCATAAGCGCGACACATGAGCGCCCGACCGGTGAAACATTCGGTGACCCTTCGGGGTCACCGTACGTCGATCTCGCTGGAGGATGAATTCTGGCAGGAATTGCGCGACCTTGCGCAAGAGATGGACATGCCGATCAATGCGCTGGTGGCGCAGATCGATGCAGAGCGCGGCGTTGAAGCGGGGCTGGCCTCTGCGATCCGCGTCTATGTCCTGCGTGCATTAAAGGAACGTTTACCTTCGCGGGGGTAAGTTTCCCCCATGGTCAAACAACAGTATTCTCCATTGTCGCCCGAGGGCTGGATGCTCGCCCTATTCAGTTCGAAGGCCGCCCGCAGCGGGTGTGTCGTGCGGCGGAATGTCAGGGATGTCGAAAGATATGTAGGCCGCTACGCATTCGAGCAAGAACTGCTACGCCGCGGTTATCACGCTGTGGAAAATGCGGGCCAGCTCGTAATCTTTTGCAATCAGGAACCGATCCGCATTATTGTTTAGGGGTTTTCTTCCCAAGAAAACCCCCGCGGAATTTAGGAAAATTCCAATTTAGGCGACAGAGGCGTCGTAGATCTTGCTGATGTTCTGCCCCAGTGCCGTGTTGAACTCGGCATCCGACATCTTGACGTTCAGCCCTTCGGTCAGCGCACGCGAGAAGCTGGCGATCATCTTGGGGTTTTGCGTCAAACGCGCGCAGGCGTCTTCGGTGGAATACCCACCCGATAGCGCCACGACCCGCAGCACATTGGGGTGATCCGCAAGGCTGTCATAAAGCCCCGCAACTTCTGGCAGGGTCACCTTGAGCATCACCAGTTCCTCCGCCGACAGCGTGGCCAAGTGCTTCTCGAGCTCGGATTTCAGGATGTCTTCGGCTTCCGCCTTGCTCTCGGAATGGATGTTCACCTCTGGCTCGATGATCGGGACCAGACCGGCGGCGCAGACGGTTTTGGCGACGGCGAATTGCTGCGCCACAACCGACGCGATCCCTTCGGCGTTGGCGGATTGGATGACCGACCGTTCCTTGGTGCCAAAGATACCGGCGGCTTTCGCGCGCTTCAGCAGATCGTCCAGCTCGGGCATGGGTTTGAGCAACTGCACGCCGTTTGCTTCGTCTTCCAGACCTTTGTCGATCTTCAGGAAAGGCACGACGCCGCGGTCTTCCCATAGCAGTTGGGCCACAGGTTTGCCGTTAATCGTGTTGTCCATCGTGCGTTCAAACAGGATCGCGCCCAGAACTTTGTCAGAGGTGAAATCATCGGCCAGAATGATCCGCGCGCGCATGTCGTGCATGGCTTGAAACATCTCGGCATCGCCCGAGTAATCGGAAGGTTCAACGCCATAAAGGCTCAGCGCCTTGGGGGTCGATCCGCCCGACTGGTCCAATGCGGCCACAAACCCCTGCCCTGTTTCCATTTGTGTGCGCTGTGCGTCTGTCGTGGTCATGATGATCCTGGCCCTTATTGATTCCGTCGAATGTTCGTTTAACGCATCTATTCCCGCGATGATATATCGTTAGCGCCGGACAAAGCGCAGCAAAATGCCGTCTTTTGAACGAACTGTCAGATGTGCCACGGGAACAGGTGGCTTTTCGCCGACAACCTCTATGCGGTAATCGCGCAGGATACGCGACAGGATCAACGGGCCTTCGACCATGGCAAAGCCCGCCCCCGGGCAGACCCGCGCACCGGCGCTGAACGGCAGATATGCCTCGCGCTGGCATTTCTTGCCGTTCTCGCTGTGCCATCGCGCCGGATCAAACCCGTCGGGGTTGTCCCACAGGCGTTCGTGACGATGCAGATGCCACGGGCTGATCACCACCTGTGCCCCACGCGCCACGGTTCGGTCGCGGAACGTCGCGGGGCAGCTCGCTTCGCGCACCATCATCGGCACGGGGGGATAAAGGCGCAGTGCCTCGCGGAAGACATCGCGGCTTTGTTTGAGCTTGCCCATAACCGCAAAATCGCACTGATCGATTGACTGCGCCTCTTCGGCCAGACGGTCCTGCCAGTCGGGATGGGTCGCCACCAGATACATCGCCCATGCCAGCGCCGAGGCGCTCGTTTCATGCCCTGCAAGAAAGAAGATCGCGACCTGATCGACCATTTCATCGGTGGTAAAAGTAGAGCCGTCTTCGGGGTCGGGCGTGGTCATGATCTTGGTCGCCAGATCGTCGGGGGCGGTGCCCGCCTTGATCGCCTCCATCCGGTCGGCCGTCAGTGCGGTGATCAGTCGCCGGATCTTGGCGGCGCTGCGTTTAGTGTCGCGGCGGAACAACCGTGGCAGCCAGCGGGGCAACGGCACAAAGGCCGCGATGTTCAGGATCGGCTGGCTGCGTTGATAGGTTTTGAATTCGTCAAAGACCTCGCGCGCCATGTGGTGTTCGATGGGTAGAGAAAACAACGTGCGAAAGATCACATCCGCCGCCGCGTGGCTGGTCTGCGCCTCCACCTCTAGCGGCGCGCCATCATGAGGCGCAAGCCGTGCCGCCGCTGCCTCTGCCGCGTCCCAGATGGCGGGGAAGGTTTCGCGCAAGCGGCCCCCTTCAAACGCGGGGTCAATGATGCGCCGCTGCCGTTTCCATATCGCCCCGTTGGTCAGGAACACCGAATTGCCAAGCAGCGGGCGCAATCCTTCGCCGATCCGGTCTGACTTGGGATAATCGTCCGGGCGCGTCTTGAGCACGGTCTGGATCAGATCGGGCTGATTGATCAGATAACTGCGGAAGAACGGCGTCTTGAACTCTGCCATCCAGGCCCGATACAGCCGTGCGGGCTGCGCCGACAGGATGTCTTGGCGAAAGAGCCGCGCATAGCGCCAAAGCGACACTTTCGCGGGGCGGCTCTCGGGTTTGGGGGGCAGCATCATGGCGCGGTAGAGGTGAATTTATTCACCGGTTTGACAATGCGCGACCGGGATGCAGGCCGTCCGGCATAGCGTTCGGCCAGACTATGCGGGCCGGCGGTGATCTGGAAATAATCATAGTCCTTGGGCGCATCAAAGGCGCAGAGGTATTGGAAATGCAGCCGGAAAAACCGCCAGCGCAGCTCTTTCCAGCGGGCTGGGGTCAGCGATTGAGTGAAGGCCGCGGAAAACACCAGCGGCCAGCGTTTATCCTCGGGGGCAACGCCCGACACCGCTACCGGATCGCAAAGCGCAAAGGCACAGCCGTCGCCGGGGGCCGTGACATCGACCCATGTCAGACCCTCGCATTGGGACAGAAAGCGCAAATCGGCGCGCAGACGGTGGGCATCGCGCAGGAAGGACACCATCGGCACCACCTGCCCCAAGGTCATAAAGGCCAGCGCAGGCCCGTCAGCAGGGACACGGCCCGCCCGGATCAGATCGGCAAGGATCGACACCCCCAGATGCGCGCCGGAGGAATGGCCCACGACCAGCACCTCGTCCACATCAGACTTCAGCGCCTGTGCGATGGCATCCCCGAATTCGGTCATGCGCGTTTCAAGCGCGGGCGGGTTCGCCCCTCGCGTCGCGGCCCCGAAAGCGTAATCATGCATCAGGTAATAGGCGAAAAGCTTGCCATCGTGTTTCTTGAACCAGCGCAGCACCTGCCAGCCCAGCCCCACGCCAGCGGCGGCGACGATCCCCTTGAACCACGCAGGCCCGCCAAAGAAGGTCAGCCCCGCGTAGAGCAGCTTGCCCGCGAGGGCCGCGATCAACAATTGCAGCAGCAACATCCCCACCGGATAAAGCGCCGCAATCACTGGCCCCTTGCGCAGCTTCATCAACCGCCAAAGCGCACCCGACGCGATATAGACCCAAGCCGTCTGCACCAACTGCCCATAGGTCGCGAGGATCGAATTGCTCATGGAGATGCGCACGATGTCGGACCAGACGAGCACGTCGACCTGAGCCTCAACATCAACGCCATCGATATGCGCGGCGACGTTCCAGCCGTAGTTCCCGCCGCCCTTCTTGGGCGACAACGCGATCTGATAGTCCGAGATCTGCGCCTGTGCGCTGCCTTCCTTGCGGTAAAGCTCGCGGTAGCGGCGCGGATGAATGGGGTCATAGCCCGGGATATAGAAAACCCGTCGCGTCCTGACTGTCTGCTCTATGTTCTCGGCCATCGTTCACCCTGTATTTCGCCGCAGCTTAAACAGGTTTTCCGGCAAGAGTAAGGCGCCTAACCCAAGGATCCCAATGCAGGAAATGTTTCCAGCAACCAGAAAGAGAAGGTTGTAAACGCCCCCGTCAGCAGCGCCAGACCGACCACCACCAGCAAGATCCCCATGCCGCGTTCGATCAGCTTCATATAGGGCTTGATCCGGTTCATGACGTGGGTGGCGCGGGTAATGAACATCGCCGCCAGCAAAAAGGGAATACCCAAGCCCGCCGCATAGACCCCCAGCAAAAGCGTGCCGCGCGTGACCGAGGCTTCGGACGCCGCGAGCGACAGGATCGCGCCAAGCTGCGGCCCGATGCAGGGTGTCCAGCCGAAGGCGAAGGCCAGCCCAAGGATATAGGCCCCAAAGGACGTGCCGCCCTTGTCGCCCGCATCCAGACGCGCCTCTTGATCCAGAAAGGGAATGCGGAAGACGCCCAGGAAATGCAGACCAAAGATGATCACCACGATGCCCGACAGCCGCGCGAAGAGAACCTGATTTTGCAGGAAGAACGCCCCGAAGACCGAGGCCGTGAACCCCAGAATCAGGAACACCGTACTAAGCCCCATAACAAAGAACAGGGCCGCGATGACAGCCTTGCGGCGCGCGGCGGCGACCGATGACATATCGTTCAGGGTCACCCCGCTCATATAGGCGAGGTACGGGGGGACGATGGGCAGGACGCAGGGGCTCAGGAAGCTGATGATCCCGGCGGTCAGCGCGATGAGTATGGCGGGCAGTAGTCCCGCGTCGATCAGGTCAAATCCAAACATGACATCAGCCATAATCTGCTTTGTCCGGCGCGTCACCTGCTGTTGCGCGTGATCTCCGTCACAAGGTTGTGGACGCGTTGAAACATGTGGCTTATCTGAGGATCATGACAGATAAAAACTTTCTCGACGCGACGGGGCTTTTGTGCCCCCTGCCCGTGCTCAAAGCCCGTAAACGCCTGCAATCATTGGACTCTGGCGATCTTTTGACCGTGCATGCGGATGATCCCGCCGCGATCATCGACATCCCGCATTTCTGTGCCGAGGCAGGTCATAGCCTTGAAAGCGCCGCGATGGACGAAACGCCGCAGGCCTATGTGATCCGGAAAAGGTAGCTGACCCGCGGCATCACGCACCGCGGATACCGCAGATAAAAAAAGGCAGACCCGAAGGTCTGCCTTTTGTCGTTTCTATATGTCGGCGCAGGGGGCTATTTAGCCGCCCAAGGACCACCAGCCGCGCCGCTTGGGCTTGGCGGGTTTTTCGGGCTCCGCCTGCGGGGTCGCCTCGGGCTGAGGTACTTCGGTGACCGGTGGCTCCGGCTGGATTTCCTGCGCGGGCGGCATTTCCGTCGGGGTGCTATCGGGCACTTCGGTCGGGGCCGGCGTTTGCTCCACCTCGGCGGGCTGGGACGGCTGCGCGGGCGTGGGTTCAGGCGTCGGGATCGGCGTCGGCTCCTTTGCGGGCTCGGGCGTCGGCGCGTCTGGTGTCACCTCAGGCTCGGGCTTGGGCTCGGGGGTTGGCTGCTCTTTTGGCGCAGGTGTTTCCTCGGGCTCGGGTGCCTCTTCGACAGCCTCAACAGGGGCGGCCTTGGGCTTGCGCGTGCGGGTCCGCTTGGGTTTTGGCTTGGGCGCGTCTTCGGCGGCGTCCGCGTCGGCGGGGGCCGTCTCGGCCGGTTTCGCGTCCTCGGAGGTCTTGGCGTCCGCGTCTACGGTCGCTTCTGCCGCGGCATCAGCCTTGGGTTTGCGGGTCCGGCTGCGGGTGCGCTTGGGTTTGTCCTGCGGTTTCGCGTCATCAGAAGCGGCGTCTGCAGTCGCATCCGTTTTCGCGTCATCCTTGGCACCAGCAGTATCCGCCTCGGTTTGCGCGGGCGCGTCGCTATCGCCGTTGTCACCGTTGGTGTTGCTATCGCCGTTGTTTTCACCGTTGGCGGCATCATCCCCGTTGGATTTGCCACCCCGACGCCGCCGGCGACGACGACGGCGCTTGGGTTTCCCTTCGCCATCATTGTCATCGTCAGAGCCATTGTGCTGGTTCTGCCCGCCATTGCCGTTGCCGGTAGGTTCATTGTCAGCATTGTCCGCATCTGCTTCCGCATCGACATCCAGATCATCGACCTCGTCCATGATGGAGGTATCAACTGACACCACATGTTCGATCGGCGTGACAACGCGTGTCGCGGTCTTGAACTTTTCAAGCGAGAAATCGGGG
Proteins encoded in this region:
- the chrA gene encoding chromate efflux transporter, encoding MSVPEWGLLAHVFGRIGVLSFGGPAAQIALMHKELVERHRWLSEDGFLRALSLCMLLPGPEAMQLATYAGWRLRGTLGGLLAGLLFVLPGAAVILVLAFGYAYFGQLPLVQAAFMGIKAAVIVVVFQALRNLGRKALHGRAGWVLAALAFVALFVFGLPFPLIILGAGLWGAFGATGHGSMAEIEGLHHRPARPFGVIGLWVALWASPLLFVWGMGNEFLLKIGLFFSKLAVVTFGGAYAVLAYMAQTVVQDHGWITTEQMIDALGLAETTPGPLILVTEFVALLAGFAQSGPWGAVSAGALALWVTFTPCFLWIFLAGPYLEAISAQPRLAGALRAITAAVVGVIANLSVWFALHVMFERVLPMAHLAVPLPDWSSFDPLAAVLTGVAGVLMLGLRFGFVLTMTISAALALCWRLLL
- a CDS encoding SspB family protein; its protein translation is MSRSIEYGNLMHDAMRGLIRQVLLDVAANGLPGNHHFFITFDTSHPDAELADWLSDRYPGEMTVVMQHWYDKLEVTEEGFSVTLNFGDAPEPMYIPYDAIRTFVDPSVEFGLKFEQQEPGQQDEDEDLPQQDESELEVEEEAPKAAEIVSLDSFRK
- the fumC gene encoding class II fumarate hydratase; protein product: MADTRTETDSFGPLEVPSDKYWGAQTQRSIINFPIGWEKQPVPIIRALGVVKKACAMENLNQGNLDQKLADAITAAATEVIEGKFDDNFPLVVWQTGSGTQSNMNANEVISNRAIEMLGGEMGSKDPVHPNDHCNMGQSSNDTFPTAMHVAIGMQARDVLLPGLQKLHDALVAKSEEFKDIIKIGRTHTQDATPLTLGQEFSGYAHQVKKGIERVNACLPDIYELAQGGTAVGTGLNTKKGWAEAVAAHMAEITGLPFVTAPNKFESLAAHDAMVMFSGALKTVAGSLFKIANDMRLLGSGPRSGLGELILPENEPGSSIMPGKVNPTQAEALTMVCAHVMGNDAAVGFAGSQGHFELNVYNPMMSYNVLQSMQLLGDSASAFTDNMVVGTQANVERIDKLMKESLMLVTALAPTIGYDNATKVAKTAHKNGTTLKEEAIALGFVDAETFDRVVRPEQMIGPKE
- a CDS encoding DUF4169 family protein, coding for MSAPINLNKVKKERNRASRKARADENAVQFGQSKDQKEVLKARLAQISRNLEAHKRDT
- a CDS encoding ribbon-helix-helix domain-containing protein; this translates as MSARPVKHSVTLRGHRTSISLEDEFWQELRDLAQEMDMPINALVAQIDAERGVEAGLASAIRVYVLRALKERLPSRG
- a CDS encoding N-(5'-phosphoribosyl)anthranilate isomerase, which produces MVKQQYSPLSPEGWMLALFSSKAARSGCVVRRNVRDVERYVGRYAFEQELLRRGYHAVENAGQLVIFCNQEPIRIIV
- a CDS encoding fructose bisphosphate aldolase, producing MTTTDAQRTQMETGQGFVAALDQSGGSTPKALSLYGVEPSDYSGDAEMFQAMHDMRARIILADDFTSDKVLGAILFERTMDNTINGKPVAQLLWEDRGVVPFLKIDKGLEDEANGVQLLKPMPELDDLLKRAKAAGIFGTKERSVIQSANAEGIASVVAQQFAVAKTVCAAGLVPIIEPEVNIHSESKAEAEDILKSELEKHLATLSAEELVMLKVTLPEVAGLYDSLADHPNVLRVVALSGGYSTEDACARLTQNPKMIASFSRALTEGLNVKMSDAEFNTALGQNISKIYDASVA
- a CDS encoding cytochrome P450 — protein: MMLPPKPESRPAKVSLWRYARLFRQDILSAQPARLYRAWMAEFKTPFFRSYLINQPDLIQTVLKTRPDDYPKSDRIGEGLRPLLGNSVFLTNGAIWKRQRRIIDPAFEGGRLRETFPAIWDAAEAAAARLAPHDGAPLEVEAQTSHAAADVIFRTLFSLPIEHHMAREVFDEFKTYQRSQPILNIAAFVPLPRWLPRLFRRDTKRSAAKIRRLITALTADRMEAIKAGTAPDDLATKIMTTPDPEDGSTFTTDEMVDQVAIFFLAGHETSASALAWAMYLVATHPDWQDRLAEEAQSIDQCDFAVMGKLKQSRDVFREALRLYPPVPMMVREASCPATFRDRTVARGAQVVISPWHLHRHERLWDNPDGFDPARWHSENGKKCQREAYLPFSAGARVCPGAGFAMVEGPLILSRILRDYRIEVVGEKPPVPVAHLTVRSKDGILLRFVRR
- a CDS encoding cytochrome c biogenesis CcdA family protein, with amino-acid sequence MFGFDLIDAGLLPAILIALTAGIISFLSPCVLPIVPPYLAYMSGVTLNDMSSVAAARRKAVIAALFFVMGLSTVFLILGFTASVFGAFFLQNQVLFARLSGIVVIIFGLHFLGVFRIPFLDQEARLDAGDKGGTSFGAYILGLAFAFGWTPCIGPQLGAILSLAASEASVTRGTLLLGVYAAGLGIPFLLAAMFITRATHVMNRIKPYMKLIERGMGILLVVVGLALLTGAFTTFSFWLLETFPALGSLG
- a CDS encoding sulfurtransferase TusA family protein, encoding MTDKNFLDATGLLCPLPVLKARKRLQSLDSGDLLTVHADDPAAIIDIPHFCAEAGHSLESAAMDETPQAYVIRKR